aaaggcatgaaggccagaaatgaaatggatgaaacagcaacaccaagattccacaaAGTGCGTGAAGTGCCTTATGCACTAAATCCTGAAGTTGATGCTGAACGTCAGAAATTGGAGGCGTCTGGAATTCTCGctaaggttgagtggagtgattgggccatGCTCATTGTCTGGTGATCAAGAAAGTAAAGGCTGGAGCCATTCGCATGTGTggggatttcaaagtgagcatcaaccctGTGCTGTGTACTGAGCAGTTtcccctgccatgaatagaagacaCTTTTGCATCTTTGGTAGGTGGGAAAGGTttacaaagattgacttgtcacaagcctatctgcaaatcgAGATTGAGAAgccaagcaggaagttcctcacaatcaacactcacaaggactgttccagtataatcatctcATTTTTGACATCGTATCAGCTCCAGCAATCTGGccaagagcaatggaccaagtacCCCAAGATAACTTAGAAACTTCGATTACATCATTCTGACTGGCAAAAacgatgaagagcacctccagaattTTGGTAAAATGCTTATGAGGCTGAGTGAATGTGGTCtgtgtgcaaagagagagaagagTGAGTTTTTCAAAAATGAAATCTCAtactgtggacatgtcattgacaagcatggtttacataagtcacaagagaagactgaagcagtatTACAGGCACCCAAAATGGAAAATGTGTCACAGCTCAGGTCATACTTGGTCCTTGTAAACTACTACTATTGGTTTCTCCCAAATATTGCTGCAGTGCTGAACCATCGAATGCACTGTTACAtgcaggagcaaagtgggaatggtcagaaagatgtgaaagaacgTTTGagaaaacaaagagactaataatatCCAATGAATTGCTCACCCAATATGACCCAACCCTGCCCATCAGACTAGCATGAATTgcatccccttatggcattggaaCCATTTTGTCACATATTATGAAAGTTGGATCCGAACGCCCAATTGCACTTGATGATTGCAGAACATGACTATGTACAGATTGTCCGAGtggcccttagtctagtatggggaataaagaaattccAGCACTACCTCTATGAACAGAAGATGagcagccccttgtgtccattttcaatcccaggaagggaaatCTAGTGATGACTGCTACCTGGCTACAATGTTAGGCGATATTCCTCGGAGCCctctcttatgacatagagttcaaggatACCAAGCAACACAGCAATGTTGATGGCTTGTCATGTCCTCCACTAttagcaactgaagaagaaaagtctctATAtcgtgacccagcagaagtgttccataTTGCATTTGTGGACCAGTTgctggtaacaaattctgaatTACAAAGGGAAACAAGAGATGACccgaccttgtcaaaagtctatgaagtcatcatgcaaggatggccagttCATGGTAACCCTATGTTTCCAGAATTCTCAATGAGACAAGACCAGCTGTTGGCatgtcaaagaacactgatgtgTTGAtctcgccaatcacctttccagctcttagcttcatcccaccccttccggtcctctcctatcattttgcattttctcctccccccactactttcaaatctcttagtatctctcctttcagtcagtcctgacgaagggtctcagcccgaaacgtcgacagtgcttctccttatagatgctgcctggcctgctgtgttccaccagcattttgtgtgtgttgtgttgatCTAATGTTGTGATACCCTCTAAACTGTGCACCAGAAAACCTGCATGAAGGACGCCTGGGTACATTCAAGATCAAGAGTCTCACCCAGAGCTATGTGTGGTGGatgggaatagataaacagattgaaggtTTGGCCAAAAGCTGTAtgggatgccaaaaagttcaaaatgcatacCCACAGGCACCGTTACAACCATGGAAGTGGCCGTCATCAACATGGCACAATTGATTTTGCTGGACTATTCatagactccatgtttctgattgctgtggatgctcattcaaactggccggaggttataccaatgaagtcaaccacctcagcaaagactgtcttcACCCTGAGGACTATCTTTGCCAAAAATTGCTTACccgaacaaattgtgagtgacaattgTTACGCCCGCAGCGTAACaattgtgagaatcgcaagagcattattgggttgggtcagaggacccaggaaatgagagagagacatggccattgtctcctggagacaacgtttgtagattggggactatgctacgtgcaggCCCTCgagcaaagtgggctggttgagagagagattgcatcaacccaacctgattgacatctactaccctgcgagttaagataaaagaggggctgtagggacagcccctcagatgcaccagaagaaatgctagcgatcccgtaatagcgggaagccatttgaaggaagccacgtgcgttcggttcccttgcctgggggctggtggctggtaccacggaaaacgacttggaactaacaacggggaaccaactcccctgactcaacggatttgcctcatcaaagacccgggcaagtttaaaaccctctctcttaaacccaaagagctgcagcttgaaaggacagtgacttttatctttccatcggacaatacatatcccctagacaaatgatagagctattgcttaattgatgattattattatacccgtgtttTTAGATTGagcattgacgacgtatattatctgaatgtctgtattaatcttatttttgtgcccctttataaataaagacttttaaaaatagttccatcagacttcaacggacctctctatttttgctggtaagtaacccagttacgggaatttcgtaacaattggggttctcgtctcgagatttgaaaccaaattggggagccagtgaatcgggcttgtaagtccaaacttggatctggtacgcgggtagccagacgggaaaccagcaaagatggatgtgaatgaatttatagaaaacctgactctgAAGGTGCTAGAggtggccaccaaatcagacttggtaaatttggcgaaggggttaaaccaggggtgggcaaactttttgacttgagggccacaaagggttctaaagtttgacaggggggccggaccaggagcagatggacggagtgttttggtaatacacctcataagagaaaacaaaatatcatgggatatgtagaaaacatgtgctttaatttcaattgaaaatgaacaaatgcattacaacaaaatatctgtctttgaagtcccatggtatttagctatttattgaaatgacttttaaaacactgaaaattaaatgaataaaatacagctttttttaatagtaacagttattattttgaagcactgaaaattctgttatccttcaagatattatcatcatcactctcctcctgactgtctttatttcaaaaacggtaggagatgcaggtctacttgtcctgctccttcttattcaattgtcccctgtgccaaaactcaacaacgacccacacaatgacaaagcagggagagTGCGCCGGTATGtgaagctctgtgctcgcaaatccccgcaggcgatCTCTCTTagctggaacgctggctaattgtgagccggttcggatgtgccaggaaatgggtcgccacaaggtcacaaagtaaagcgcaaatgtggagtaatacgctgcacctcaacaaaggtcaatgtatatagagtgcgtcatctattgggaaaacgccagaattgcggggagaaaacgttaacaaggtttattaatataatttcatcaagttctgcgggccggattaaaaagcttaacgggccgcatatggcccgcgggccgtagtttgcccatgcctgggttaaaccttgcagaggtgaggtcgtcaatgaaaaagcaggagatgcggagggccataactcagtattacatcgagaagaatgtgtttgcagctgaggtattgggaaaTATCcttgaaaaggtaccagctaatgggacggctcagttagagatggagaaattaaggttggaacatgaaattaagttaacgcagctggaagcagccgagaaagagagagagagagaaagggccgacaaacaaagggagcatgcacgccagctaaaggagttagaggtgaaacgggatcaGGAGCTCCAGCTAAGGGCGTTAGAGGTGAAAAAGGAGCAGGAAAGAGTtgagaagcaaagagagcatgaaccTCAGttaaaaatgctggaagcagctgagaaggagcaggaaagagctgagaagcaaagagagcacgaacttcagttaaaaaagctggaagcagctgagaaggagaaggaaagggccgagaaggagagggagttgcccagagagtacctgggaggatcgggggaacttagaatttgaaaagggtacaggtattgaaagcctggaagaggccaatgtcccgtttgagtgtgtccaagatggggatgcacgaggtgctgaacctggtaacggagctcagaagaagtctgaggtatttgattcagtggaacgggacggccgtccttgtgggtcagatagacttggttcagtggaaaaagggttaaccttggtaatagtgggaagtgagagttcccaggtgtttgtgcttgaAGGTGTGTTCAAACTTAATGCAGAGTtcaaaaatggggagataaatattattattgaaggaaacggaaagtctgtagttcccaaattgaatgaagaaattttaaacctgaCAGATCGCTTACAGAGTAAGCCGGGAGATAGCGGGGCCCCCGACTCTATTGTTATTCCAGGAtgtggtgtgaagaggccgaattcgaaatgctgcttgaacaaagagttcgaattaaaaaccaatagtctgaagggtcctgacgagagggctagccacttgtgtaaaattaaagaattgggtggaaatggtctaagtttgggacatggtgttgataaaataacccctatgaaaGAGGCACCAGTCCACATcgagcagtggaaaaggtgagcagcttcaggtttcTTGGtgttaacatctcagaggatctacctTGGGCCCAACACATGAAGAAGGCAAGAAGGTacaccagtggctctacttcattggGAGTCTGAGGAAATATGAAATGTCACCAagaactcttgcaaatttctacagatgtacagtggagagcaatctgactggttgtatcattgaCTGGTACGGCATCTGTAATACAGAAGAAGTGAGGCTGCAGAGGAGTGTAGATGAGACAACTCAATCACAGGCAGAACCTCCCCACCagagaggacatcttcaagaggtggtgcctcaataagatggcatccatcactgaTGATTTTCACCAtgtaggccatgccctcttctcattactaccatcagggagaggaTCAAGAACCTGAAAACCTGCACTCAATAATTTAGGTGCAGCTTCTTAtcgtctgccatcagatttctgaatgttccatGAACACGACTCTATTAttcctttgcactacttattttttattttatggcAATTTTACGTCTTTACACTGCCATACtgtgcaaaacaacaaacaagtttcacaacaaaTTGGCGATAAACTTGAACTGATAGCCTCCAACTTagtgacatgaacatcgatttctcggaATTCTGGTAATGCgcctccccccttcaccattccccatccccttttctctctctcaccttacctccttgcccacccatcacctccctctggtgctccgctcctcttttctttcttccatggccttctgtcatctcctattagaaacctccttctccagccatttatctttttcaccaatcaactccccaactctttacttcattcccctccccccaggtttcacctatcaccttgtgtttctctcttccctccccccaccttttaaatctactcctccgcttttttccccagtcctgccgaagggtctcggcccgaaacatcgactgtacttttctccatagatgctgcctggcctgttgagttcctccagcattttgtgtgtgttggtcggatttccagcatctgcagattttctcttgtttctgattcaTTTGTTGTTTGGGGAATTAAAAGAATGAAGCAAAGAATACCTTAATTCCAATTTAGCATTCAGTATTACAGTAAAACATTGTTAATGTTTTGCTAGGCCCTACTATCTGCAAAATATTTTATCTACAGTTGGATGCCTTACAGAATGAAAACAGTGCCTCTGTATATTAAGGGATAGGTTTAAACTATTGAAATAACAAATTATTTACATGTGGTGTACAACAGTCTTTGAAACATGTAGACCTTGGAGCAATGATGTTGCAAGCCAAACTATATTTGGCAATGAGAGATAATAAGGCAAATTTAGTTAATGGCTACTTAATATGTGTGTGAATATCTATATCTATTTGCAATCAAGATTGATGAGTGTTTGAAAAGGAGAATTGCAAATACTGAACTACATTGTGTAAAGTTCCATGATTTGAAAAAGAGGCTAATCAAGGTGGAGATTAAATCTGCTGATAGGTAAAACTACAGCCAGGCAGAGAAAGTTTTTTGGAAGTAATTCAGTATGACTTTACTTCCACACACCAAAAGCGCTTTTGCCAACAAGGGCATTTGATCACTGAAGGTGTAAGAATAAAGCAAAATGAAAAATTGTACAAAAAGGCATAGCAGCACTAATTTTAATGGGTTGGGAAGATGGTGGGAGAACCAAAACAATGACAAAGTAGAGAGAAAAAGCTGCAAGCATGTTAAGTGTACTGGTGCAAAGATTATATGAAAACACATGTAGGGTTCTCAGTAatattaactgtaatgttaactgttaactgcTAATAATAAAATAGCTTCTCTGtagtgttataatgaaatggtttCTCTATAATGTTAACTGATGAGGTAATGTTCTTTGTAGctgaaatgtttgggttataatgaTAGATAacggggaactaaccaatggaagtcatgttattctgactgtatgtgtgggaacctggGTGAGTGGGCGGGGAAGTTCGGCAAGGAGAAGTGAAGAGGAAGGACGTGCAGGAAGTGCTCTGGTAGACCACCGTGGTTTGTCCCAGTCCGAGGGTCAaggagttcagaggagattgTATGGTGGAGAGAAGACCCTGTTCTTTGAGCTCCAACAATTGTGCACAACTGTTTAAGTCTGATAATTGTGGCACCTTTTTCTGTTATATTTCTTTCCCTACTAACTACATAGCcacagtaagatttataaagtataTTCATTTAATTGCTTATTGTGTACTGTCTGACGGTTTACATTGTAGGTTGTACCGGGGTGCATTACACAGCATCTACGCAAATGTGAGACACAGTTTGGCGGGCAGATGGCAGTATCCCTTAGATGAATGTGGGTTGATAGAGCTGGGTGTTACATTTGTGAGTGCTCGTCCAGAGGTTGAATTCTATAGATGCTCTGTGACCACTCTGTTTAAAGTACAGTTGTGTTGGCAACAGCTGCCTTTCTGCGATGGTGTGCGGCTGCGGGGGTGCCAGTGAGCAATGCGTGTATGTTGAGGGGCAGGTGGGTGGAGGCTAATGTATCGGGTGAAGTGATACTCTGAGGTTTGAGTACGTTTAAAACTGTTGGCAAAGTAGAAATTGTATCGCGAAACTTTGATTTTGAGACAGGCACGGGCCTAGAGTTGGTGCAGACAAGCGAAGATTTACGAGGGGCGGAGTTGCCGGAGAGGATTGGCGTCCTAGGGGAGACAGGACCATGGCATCTGCAAACTGTTGGGGAAGGAGGGGCTGGAGCTTAGTGAACTGAGTCgccagtggggtgggggggaggagatcGTAGGGAACAAATTCTTTTGGTACTGAGGGATGGAGGGAaggagtggtcagatttggaaaatTTGGTTAGTTCCTGCCCCTTAGCAAAAGGTGAAAGTTCCAAGTTGGCATCTGCCATTACCTCCCTGGCGAGAAAGGCAGAGGGACCCCGCCAGTGGGTAAGAAGTTTTTCTCTGGGATAACACCCACCCGAAGGTGAAGAGGATTATGGGACACGGGTAGAGCAAATGTCGCAGTTGTTAAGTGAGTGGCAGTGCTGGGATGAGAAAAGGTGACAGTGATTGGTTGGAAGTTTGCGGGGAGTGGCGGCCGGTGTAGTGCGCGGTGTGAAGGATAACCAGCccactgaagggtcaaagacatgctggcctgtctgagtggggcgaagtggttcagtgtgttggatttgaggagtggatattaccagatcccgatgagtgaggcagATAAGGAGAAGATGGCCTTTATATGCCCTCTGGGAATTTTCCAGTTCAAAAGGGTGCCTCAGGGCACATTGGGAGCccctgccaccttccagagggtcatggagaagaAGGTGGGGGTTGTGAATTTGCTCAAGGTATTGGTGTATTTGGATGATTTAGTGTGATTTGGAGCCACTATGAagtgaggctactgaaggtgctaaGTCGGCTGAAGGAGGAAGGGTTAAAACTCTCCCTGGACAATtgccagttctgcaagatgtctgttagctatgttgggcacataaTCTCGCgggatggagtagctacagaCCCGGCTAAGATAGAAACAGTGAGCACATGGACGAGGCCCCAGACTGTGAGTGCTCTGCGCTTGTTCTTGGGGTTCTGTGGTTATTATCGGAGATTTGTGAAGGGCTACACCAAAGTGAGTCTCCCCTTGAACCAGATTCTGCGTGGTTACCCTcctttggggaagaaagggaaaggggaaaagGGGACAGGAGGTTGGAGAGTATCTTAACCCTTCAGATCCCTTTGGACAGAGGTGGGAAGCAAAATGTGAGGAGGCTTTTAAATCACTGAAAGAGTTGCTGACCCAGGCACCGGTGCTGACTTTTGCGGACCCCCAATTGCCCTATGTACTACACACTGATGCCAGCCAAGAGGGATTAGGGGCTGTCCTCTATCAAGATCAGGTAAATGGGCTGAGAACTGTAGTGTTTGTCAGCCGGAGTTTGTCACCCtccgagagaaactatcccacccaTAAGTTAGAGTTCCTGGCGTTGAAATGAGCGGCGGTGAATAAGCTGAGTGTTTATCTCTAcagggccaagtttgaggtgaggacggacAACAAACCGCTTACTTACATCCTTACCTCGGCGAAACTGGATGCTCCAGGTCACTGGTGGTTGGCCGCTCTGTCTGTATATGATTTTAGCCTGAAGTACCAGCCGGGGAGTCGGAACATCAATGCGGACGCTTTGTTTGGATGGGCGCATGAGGGACTGGACAGGGACGAGGAGCGGGAGAGTGTTCCTGCCCTAGGGGTGAAGGCCatatgtcagtttgctatcaccatgAAGGCTGAGGAAAAAGGAAAGGTCAGATCGAGCAGTGGACCCACAGGGGGCTTCTGAAGATGCCCTACCcccagtttactgtgacctgtCTGCTCTGAAGACCAAGCAGCTGCTGGAATTAAGTCCAGGGGacgtggcagctgctcagcgagatgacctgGGCATTGGCACTGTTTGGTACGAAGGTGGTAAAGGGGAACGTGGCGCGGACGGAGAAGACGAAACAGGTTTcagtgcctccattactgagGGCATGGCTTTGTTGAAGTTGAGGAACCAAGTTTTATACCGGGTAGTGTTGCCCCTGGATCGACCTCAGTGTTGGCAGTTTGTCCTGACTTAGAAGTATCGGAAGCTTGCGTTGAAGTCACTGCACGGTGATTCTGGACATTTTGGGGGTGGAGAAGGCCTATGGATTGCTCAAAGACAGATTTTACTGGCCCAGAATGAAGTCGAAGGTTGAAGAGTACTACAAGTCGTGCATTCGCTGCATACGCCAGAAGACACTGCCTGTGCAGGCCGCTCTTCTGTCACACTTGCAGAGTGCAAGGCCCCTGggcctggtgtgtatggattttctgTCCACAGAACCCAATGCCAGCAACATGgcaaatgtcttagtcatcatggATCACTATACTAGATACGCTCAGGCTTTTCTGACCAAGACCAGAGgggttatgggagaagtattttgcgCATTGTGGCTTTCCGTAGTGACTAGGGACGGGATTTTGAGAGCAATCTCATctatgagttactgggcatgctgGGAGTTGAGAAGTCGAGGACCACGCCCTATCATCTGCAGGACGATCCCCAGCCTGAGAGGTTTAATCGGACCTTGATAGACATGCTCGGGATCCTGGAGATCAGCAAAAAGAGCAGATAGGGAcaacatattgggcatctggttcactgttacaatggtACACGCAATGAAGTTACTGGGAATTTGCCCTATTATCTTATGTTTGGGTgtgaggcaaggttgcccattgacctctgtttcaggactgatgtGTGTGACCTACTGCCGAAGCCTTATCTGAAGTAGGGGTCTGATATGAGgagagagctgaaaagggcttaCGAATCAGCTGGGGTGGCGGCCGCCAAGCAAAATCGGGGAAATGAGAGGACGTATGACCAAAAAGTgaagttctcccaactcctgccgggAGGCCGAGTCCTCATacggaatttggggctacctggaaagcacaagttggctgaccgctgggcGTCAGTGGTGGAAAGTCAGATTCCAAACCTACTGGTATTCCGGTTAGGCCCGAGGAGGGGAAGGGGCCTGTCAAGCTTCTCCATTGGAACCAGCTGTTGCCCCTGGGggcaagaggtgcaggtagaacTAGAGCCCAACTTGGAGTCTACACCTAGTACGAGGACTCTGCGGAAGCGCGGGGCAATGGAAGAGCCCACCGCGAAAGAGAATGGGCCAGGCCCAGCCCCGGAAAGGGACACTGGTTCGGAAGCTAATAATTCAGATGAGTGGTACATGCTGTCATTCGCTAACTTCCCTGTGACAGAGGAAGAGACGCCAGCCGCTTCCCACACTGCGTCAGGTGAGGTGAGGGGGACTATTGGTGGGCAACAGAGAGTGCCACAGGActtgggaggagagggagggaggcctGAACCCGAGACAGGGGGCTCTGATTTGCAGGGGTTTGAGTGACAGATTGCGGGGGGTTTCGCCAGGTAGCCCCGAAGTGTCTCCAGTAGTGTCTGAGCTGGAGCGACTAGaagagggggtacggaggtctcagaggattaggacccccccccccactggagaAGTTGGCCTATGGAGCACCTGGGGAGCAGGGTTTTATCTCTACTCTTTTAgggagttatgtcactgctttctgtacTTGGggattgggctttgtgttttgcaggaagggttggtgaATTATCTGAACATTATGAGGGCATGACTAAATTCGGTCGGGGGAGAACGTTGGGCTCTCAGTAatattaactgtaatgttaactgctaaTTATAAAACGGCTTCTGTGtagtgttataatgaaatggtttctctgtaaagTTAACTGATGAGGTAATGTTCTTTGTAGCTGAAATGTCTGGGATGTACACATGTTGGTAAAAGATGACAAATCTCTTAAAAATGTACAATTAATACACAAGCAGATTTTTGTCAGGGATGTCATCTGACTGTCTCAAAGGACAAGGGAGTGTACACTATGGATTAGACTGTTGTAGAGCTGCAATGTCTGGGGCAGAAGCCCGGGCGGGAGGTATGGTGATCCTGGGATGCCCAATCGTCAGGATGCCTCTCGGTCTCAccggtgtagtccaaaggaaagcaaaGCAGAATGTTCGGCACCAGCTTGCCTGCAGGAGTTGATGTCCAGacaccttaggggctccactccagatACTCCAGCTGGGTTTACTCCTGTATCTTCATCTGCACACAAGACAGTAGGGCTTTTTACCCCTGGCTGGGGACATGGTTCATGAACACCTGGGTACGTCCACACGCCGGAGGGCCAGCGCGCTAAGTGTGCAGGATTCAGACCTCCTGCCCATCCTCCGTAGCTCAGcctgagtccgaaaggagttcagtttccgtgtgtcGCCAGCGAGGGGGCACTACATGGGGCTTGCTGTTGGGCAGGCTGTGTACCGGCAGGGGGAAATGTActcattcagctctccttttcacaaCGTTGCTAGCCAGTGTTGGAAGTTGAAAGTGTTAGCAACAAGCACTCGCACACTAGACGCGTCACAACAGCCATTTTAGGAAGAGGATAGCAATCTGCACAGCCCAAGGATATTACAGTAAATCAGGAATAGAGTCTTGCCAAAGCTAATGGGTAAAATAACAATTGTGAATAATAGCACTTCAGAATGACAAGTTCCCAGATGAATTCCATCACTAATTTTAAAGGAAGTAGATAAGAATACTGTTGTTGCCCTGATTATAATTTTCTAAAACACATTTGGGAATAGAGCCTTTCAGTAGAAAATCTATATACAGTATGTTTATCCAGTGAGTGAGCAAATGCCATGGTAAGGCCAATGTATAAAAACTAACATTTTTTTCTCCAGCACATACTGTACAATAACATGTAAGTGACGCACATTTTGAAACTTAAAAAGAAAACATACCACTTTTGGCAAGTTCTTCAATATTCTTACAGTATTTGCCAAGTCTCATTCTTGGCTGACAGGTCTCCTCTGTACTTTAATTGCGGAGGTTAAGCTCATCAGGAATAGAGCAGATTTAATGTATCTGGTCAAAAACCCTTCATCgaaatttctatggatgctgttcatacagaCTTCCAGAGGCATTGTATCAAAACTCTGTGGATTATAGTCAAAGCTGTAGGCTGTAGGACGGAAGTTATTCATTGGCTGGGTCAGGTAAAATGGTTTGGAGTCTTGAGACAAAGTTCTGCATATAAGCCGATGCACGAAAGAGCAGAATGTGAATGACTCAGTCTGAGGCTGATGTtattcataaaaacacaaaatgctggcaaaactcagcaggccatacactgaagggtttcggcccgaaacgtcgtcactacctcctcccatagatgctgtctggcctgctgagttctgccagcattttgtctttttatttatttccagcatctgtagattcactcgtgttgcctgatGTTACTCATGTTCATTATAGACTTGGTCTCTGGGATGGAAGACAATGTTTCTGAAAATGCTGACAACTCATTAGATGACATGGTAAGTGGTTCCACTGTCAGGGATTATTACAATATATATATCAAATATTGATAGATTTAGTACCAAAAATGTGATTTGTATCACGATCCAATTTTAACCCACATGCTAcaagtgtttagagcagcagaaaaattcctaaaatttaaaagtgtatggTGCAAATCATCTCCATTATGAAACAATAATAATTTTCACTCTGGAGGGAAaccattcactaacagaacttgggaggacaaaggtattactactcttcaagatattaatggggcaagtactatccttagctttcaagaactggTATCTCGATATAATATTGATAAAGACTCTCTTTTAGAGTGTAAGAGTAAGGTCAGCTTGTAAAGACTGTGGGGTTCCCTGGGGGTCAGATTTAAAAGACcatcccattttaagttggatacagagtgctccaagaca
The nucleotide sequence above comes from Hypanus sabinus isolate sHypSab1 chromosome 28, sHypSab1.hap1, whole genome shotgun sequence. Encoded proteins:
- the LOC132382347 gene encoding axoneme-associated protein mst101(1)-like is translated as MPGLNLAEVRSSMKKQEMRRAITQYYIEKNVFAAEVLGNILEKVPANGTAQLEMEKLRLEHEIKLTQLEAAEKERERERADKQREHARQLKELEVKKEQERVEKQREHEPQLKMLEAAEKEQERAEKQREHELQLKKLEAAEKEKERAEKERELPREYLGGSGELRI